The Pseudomonas orientalis genome contains a region encoding:
- a CDS encoding GntP family permease: MSVIIALAALALLMLAAYRGYSVILFAPIAALGAVLLTDPSAVAPAFTGVFMEKMVGFIKLYFPVFLLGAVFGKLIELSGFSRSIVAAAIRVLGTRQAMLVIVLVCALLTYGGVSLFVVVFAVYPFAAEMFRQSNIPKRLIPATIALGAFSFTMDALPGTPQIQNIIPSTFFNTTAWAAPWLGLIGTIFVFCAGMLYLARQRNKAQRAGEGYGTELRNEPETAENLTLPNPWVALSPLILVGVMNLLFTHWIPQWYGKTHSLSLPGMSTPVTTDIAKLTAIWAVQAALLVGIIVVLVFGFAAIKNKLADGSKSAVSGALLAAMNTASEYGFGAVIASLPGFLVLADWLKGIPNPLVNEAITVTLLAGITGSASGGMSIALAAMSESFISAAHAANIPLEVLHRVAAMASGGMDTLPHNGAVITLLAVTGLTHREAYKDIFGITIIKTLAVFVVIGTFYATGIV; this comes from the coding sequence ATGAGTGTGATCATTGCCCTGGCAGCCCTGGCGCTGCTGATGCTGGCTGCCTACCGTGGCTACAGCGTCATCCTGTTTGCCCCGATCGCCGCCCTCGGCGCGGTGTTGCTCACCGACCCGTCCGCTGTCGCCCCGGCCTTTACCGGGGTGTTCATGGAGAAGATGGTCGGCTTTATCAAACTGTATTTCCCGGTGTTCCTGCTCGGTGCGGTGTTCGGCAAGCTGATCGAGCTGTCAGGCTTTTCGCGCTCGATTGTCGCCGCTGCCATTCGTGTGCTCGGCACGCGCCAGGCGATGCTGGTGATCGTTTTGGTCTGCGCCCTGCTCACCTACGGCGGTGTGTCACTGTTCGTGGTGGTGTTTGCGGTGTACCCGTTTGCCGCGGAGATGTTCCGCCAGAGCAATATCCCCAAGCGCCTTATCCCGGCCACCATCGCCCTCGGTGCGTTTTCGTTCACCATGGACGCCCTGCCCGGCACGCCGCAGATCCAGAACATCATCCCCAGCACCTTCTTCAACACCACCGCCTGGGCGGCGCCGTGGCTCGGGCTGATCGGCACGATCTTCGTGTTCTGCGCCGGCATGCTGTACCTCGCACGCCAGCGCAACAAGGCCCAGCGCGCAGGTGAAGGCTATGGCACCGAGCTGCGCAACGAACCGGAAACCGCCGAAAACCTGACCCTGCCCAACCCCTGGGTCGCGCTGTCGCCGCTGATTCTGGTGGGAGTGATGAACCTGCTGTTCACCCACTGGATCCCGCAGTGGTACGGCAAGACCCACAGCCTCAGCCTGCCCGGCATGAGCACCCCGGTGACCACCGACATCGCCAAGCTCACGGCGATCTGGGCAGTGCAGGCGGCGTTGCTGGTGGGGATTATCGTGGTGCTGGTGTTCGGCTTCGCGGCGATCAAGAACAAGCTGGCCGACGGCAGTAAAAGTGCGGTCAGCGGTGCGCTGCTCGCCGCCATGAACACCGCGTCGGAATACGGCTTTGGTGCGGTGATCGCCTCGTTGCCGGGCTTTCTGGTGTTGGCGGACTGGCTCAAGGGCATCCCCAACCCGCTGGTCAACGAAGCTATTACCGTGACCTTGCTCGCGGGGATCACCGGGTCTGCGTCCGGCGGCATGAGCATCGCCCTGGCAGCCATGTCCGAAAGCTTTATTTCAGCGGCCCATGCGGCCAATATCCCCCTTGAAGTGCTGCACCGGGTCGCGGCCATGGCCAGCGGCGGCATGGACACCCTGCCCCACAACGGCGCGGTGATCACGCTGCTGGCGGTGACCGGGCTGACTCACCGCGAAGCCTACAAGGACATTTTCGGCATCACGATCATCAAGACCCTCGCGGTGTTCGTGGTGATCGGTACTTTCTACGCCACCGGCATTGTGTGA
- a CDS encoding 3-hydroxybutyrate dehydrogenase, with the protein MTTLNGKTALVTGSTSGIGLGIALSLAKAGANLILNGFGDASAVIAQVQAFGGKVGHHPADVSDPAQIAEMLAYAEREFGGVDILVNNAGIQHVAAVEDFPVERWDAIIAINLSSVFHATRLSLPGMKARGWGRIVNIASVHGQVGSVGKAAYVAAKHGVIGLTKVVGLETATSNVTCNAICPGWVLTPLVQKQIDDRVASGVQPQQAQQDLLAEKQPSLEFVTPSQLGELVLFLCSEAGAQVRGAAWNIDGGWLAQ; encoded by the coding sequence ATGACGACATTGAACGGCAAGACGGCCCTGGTCACCGGCTCCACCAGCGGCATCGGCCTGGGCATTGCCCTGAGCCTGGCCAAGGCCGGCGCCAACCTGATCCTCAACGGCTTCGGCGACGCCAGCGCGGTGATCGCCCAAGTGCAGGCGTTTGGCGGCAAGGTCGGGCATCACCCGGCGGATGTCAGCGACCCGGCGCAGATCGCCGAGATGCTGGCCTATGCCGAGCGTGAGTTCGGCGGCGTCGACATTCTGGTCAATAACGCCGGCATCCAGCACGTGGCGGCGGTGGAAGACTTTCCGGTGGAGCGTTGGGACGCGATCATCGCCATCAACCTGTCATCGGTGTTCCACGCCACCCGCCTGAGCCTGCCGGGCATGAAGGCCAGGGGCTGGGGACGCATCGTCAACATTGCCTCGGTGCATGGTCAGGTAGGCTCGGTGGGCAAGGCGGCCTATGTGGCGGCCAAGCATGGGGTCATCGGCCTGACCAAAGTCGTCGGCCTGGAAACCGCCACCAGCAACGTGACGTGCAATGCCATTTGCCCAGGTTGGGTGCTGACCCCGCTGGTGCAGAAGCAGATTGATGATCGCGTGGCCAGTGGGGTGCAGCCGCAGCAGGCGCAGCAGGATCTGCTGGCGGAGAAGCAGCCGTCGCTGGAGTTTGTGACGCCGTCGCAGTTGGGCGAGTTGGTGCTGTTTTTATGCAGCGAAGCAGGCGCTCAGGTGCGGGGTGCGGCGTGGAATATCGATGGCGGCTGGCTGGCCCAATAA